In Gasterosteus aculeatus chromosome 15, fGasAcu3.hap1.1, whole genome shotgun sequence, a single genomic region encodes these proteins:
- the golga5 gene encoding golgin subfamily A member 5 isoform X1: MSWFADLAGKAEDFLNKVDQGAATALTTNQERTSSFSSSFGEESITKPEYNTAQYKSHATVTHHAYASSDDAPSYVAAAAANIKRSGATLLSGTANAASIPSGSLSNPPNSAKTSSGFVRPKKPSEQDVDDDMLFDFLNSSDPPQSDRRDSRRELVKVAVPVTEVENPTPPLSTTPHTVPSAPSTPPSTRGVSRASSMSSLSAHSMKTSEESSTKEQSHDTPESSDSGLAVLLDSSRQDPPSPLHPPPPTEEPQSHILSSLRLENQMLRCEVASLNQEMASVIQRAKDLQDELNQARLRADRWNSEQSQTDRMVRELRSKVDDLTEALSAKDGQLAVLKIRLDEADQMLMSRCAALEEAQMERSRIMQDQTEGSSVQSQAFDTIQERLREADLALRREQDSYRQMQSEFAGRLSKVEAERQILAETVTAAERRAAEEKLRVDDIQLQLKSAKAAAETAKQELQDYKHKASRILQSKEKLISSLKEGSGLDTVDGSGAFALELEDLRHEKELHREDVQKLQGQVHTLRIEIQDLENQALTEAETWREQQLQLEEHYALQNRAKQEVEVEVERYKQELQYLEEENHRTKTTLQSRIKDREDEIQKLRNQLTNKTLSSSSQTELENRLHQLTETLIQKQTMLEALGTEKSSLLFQLERLEQQLKSTQGGPSGGPSINMSGLEGPVARQRTTPVLFSDQDSPGVYGKVRKAASTIDRFSIRLGIFLRRYPVARVFVILYIALLHLWVMIVLLTYTPEMHRGHPDGR; this comes from the exons ATGTCCTGGTTTGCTGACTTGGCCGGGAAAGCTGAAGACTTCCTGAATAAAGTGGACCAGGGAGCTGCCACTGCCCTGACCACTAACCAGGAGAGAACATCTTCCTTTTCGTCATCCTTTGGAGAGGAATCTATTACCAAACCCGAATACAACACTGCACAATACAAGAGCCATGCTACTGTGACGCATCATGCTTATGCATCTTCTGATGATGCACCGAGTTATGTTGCTGCAGCGGCTGCCAACATCAAGAGATCCGGTGCTACGCTGCTGTCTGGTACTGCCAACGCGGCAAGTATTCCCTCCGGTTCTCTCAGCAACCCCCCCAACTCTGCCAAGACCTCGTCTGGCTTTGTGAGGCCCAAAAAACCATCTGAGCAGGATGTGGACGACGACATGCTCTTTGACTTTCTGAACAGCTCGGACCCCCCGCAGAGCGACAGGAGGGATTCAAGAAGAGAACTTGTGAAAGTGGCGGTTCCGGTAACCGAGGTCGAAAACCCAACGCCTCCTCTTTCCACCACTCCTCATACCGTCCCCTCGGCCCCGTCAACGCCCCCCTCAACCCGGGGAGTATCCAGGGCCTCCAGCATGAGCTCACTGTCTGCCCACAGCATGAAAACATCAGAGGAGAGCTCCACTAAAGAACAGAGCCACG acacacccgagagtTCTGACTCAGGCTTGGCTGTCCTGCTAGATTCCAGCAGGCAGgatcccccttctcctcttcatcctcctcctccaacggAGGAGCCACAGAGCCATATCCTGTCCAGTTTGCGTTTGGAGAACCAGATGCTGCGTTGTGAGGTGGCCTCCCTCAACCAGGAGATGGCTTCAGTCATCCAGAGGGCGAAAGACTTACAAGACG AATTGAACCAGGCTCGTCTACGGGCAGACAGATGGAACTCGGAGCAGTCTCAGACCGACCGGATGGTGCGGGAACTTCGGTCAAAGGTTGATGACTTAACCGAAGCCCTCTCCGCCAAAGACGGTCAGCTTGCAGTCCTGAAAATCAGGCTCGATGAAGCCGATCAGATGCTGATGTCCCGCTGTGCTGCGTTAGAAGAGGCACAGATGGAACGGTCAAG aaTTATGCAAGACCAAACCGAGGGGAGCAGCGTGCAGTCCCAAGCTTTTGACACAATACAAGAGCGGCTGAGAGAGGCTGATCTGGCACTCCGGAGGGAGCAGGACAGCTACCGGCAGATGCAG AGTGAGTTTGCTGGCCGCCTGTCCAAAGTGGAGGCTGAGCGGCAGATCCTCGCCGAGACGGTGACTGCAGCAGAGCGGCGAGCGGCAGAGGAGAAGCTCCGGGTCGACGACATCCAGCTGCAATTGAAAAGTGCCAAAGCTGCAGCGGAGACGGCCAAACAGGAGTTACAAGACTACAAGCACAAAGCTTCACGCATCCTACAA TCCAAAGAGAAGCTGATCAGCAGTCTGAAGGAGGGATCTGGTCTGGACACCGTAGACGGCAGCGGGGCTTTTGctctggagctggaggacctgCGTCACGAGAAGGAACTGCATAGGGAGGACGTCCAAAAACTACAGGGACAAGTGCACACACTGCGGATAGAAATACAG GATTTGGAGAATCAGGCCTTGacagaggcagagacatggcGGGAGCAGCAGTTGCAGTTAGAGGAGCACTACGCCTTACAAAACAGGGCTAaacaggaggtggaggtggaggtcgaGCGCTACAAACAG GAACTTCAGTACCTTGAGGAAGAGAACCATCGAACTAAAACCACTCTGCAGAGCAGAATCAAGGACCGAGAAGATGAAATCCAAAAACTCAGGAACCAG TTGACCAACAAGactctcagcagcagcagccagaccGAGCTGGAGAATCGTCTCCACCAGCTGACGGAGACGCTGATCCAGAAGCAGACGATGCTGGAGGCTCTGGGAACAGAAAAAAGCTCCCTGCTCTTTCAGCTGGAGCgtctggaacagcagctgaagaGCACTCAAGGAGGACCGAGTGGAGGGCCCTCCATCAACATGAGCGGTCTTGAGGGACCAG TTGCACGACAAAGAACCACACCCGTCCTGTTCAGCGATCAGGACAGTCCAGGAGTTTATGGCAAAGTTCGCAAGGCAGCTAGCACCATTGACCGTTTCAG CATCCGACTGGGCATCTTCTTGAGGCGTTACCCTGTGGCCAGAGTTTTCGTTATCCTGTACATA GCGCTGCTACACCTGTGGGTCATGATTGTTCTGCTGACTTACACACCAGAAATGCACCGTGGTCATCCTGATGGAAGATAG
- the golga5 gene encoding golgin subfamily A member 5 isoform X2, translating into MSWFADLAGKAEDFLNKVDQGAATALTTNQERTSSFSSSFGEESITKPEYNTAQYKSHATVTHHAYASSDDAPSYVAAAAANIKRSGATLLSGTANAASIPSGSLSNPPNSAKTSSGFVRPKKPSEQDVDDDMLFDFLNSSDPPQSDRRDSRRELVKVAVPVTEVENPTPPLSTTPHTVPSAPSTPPSTRGVSRASSMSSLSAHSMKTSEESSTKEQSHDSSRQDPPSPLHPPPPTEEPQSHILSSLRLENQMLRCEVASLNQEMASVIQRAKDLQDELNQARLRADRWNSEQSQTDRMVRELRSKVDDLTEALSAKDGQLAVLKIRLDEADQMLMSRCAALEEAQMERSRIMQDQTEGSSVQSQAFDTIQERLREADLALRREQDSYRQMQSEFAGRLSKVEAERQILAETVTAAERRAAEEKLRVDDIQLQLKSAKAAAETAKQELQDYKHKASRILQSKEKLISSLKEGSGLDTVDGSGAFALELEDLRHEKELHREDVQKLQGQVHTLRIEIQDLENQALTEAETWREQQLQLEEHYALQNRAKQEVEVEVERYKQELQYLEEENHRTKTTLQSRIKDREDEIQKLRNQLTNKTLSSSSQTELENRLHQLTETLIQKQTMLEALGTEKSSLLFQLERLEQQLKSTQGGPSGGPSINMSGLEGPVARQRTTPVLFSDQDSPGVYGKVRKAASTIDRFSIRLGIFLRRYPVARVFVILYIALLHLWVMIVLLTYTPEMHRGHPDGR; encoded by the exons ATGTCCTGGTTTGCTGACTTGGCCGGGAAAGCTGAAGACTTCCTGAATAAAGTGGACCAGGGAGCTGCCACTGCCCTGACCACTAACCAGGAGAGAACATCTTCCTTTTCGTCATCCTTTGGAGAGGAATCTATTACCAAACCCGAATACAACACTGCACAATACAAGAGCCATGCTACTGTGACGCATCATGCTTATGCATCTTCTGATGATGCACCGAGTTATGTTGCTGCAGCGGCTGCCAACATCAAGAGATCCGGTGCTACGCTGCTGTCTGGTACTGCCAACGCGGCAAGTATTCCCTCCGGTTCTCTCAGCAACCCCCCCAACTCTGCCAAGACCTCGTCTGGCTTTGTGAGGCCCAAAAAACCATCTGAGCAGGATGTGGACGACGACATGCTCTTTGACTTTCTGAACAGCTCGGACCCCCCGCAGAGCGACAGGAGGGATTCAAGAAGAGAACTTGTGAAAGTGGCGGTTCCGGTAACCGAGGTCGAAAACCCAACGCCTCCTCTTTCCACCACTCCTCATACCGTCCCCTCGGCCCCGTCAACGCCCCCCTCAACCCGGGGAGTATCCAGGGCCTCCAGCATGAGCTCACTGTCTGCCCACAGCATGAAAACATCAGAGGAGAGCTCCACTAAAGAACAGAGCCACG ATTCCAGCAGGCAGgatcccccttctcctcttcatcctcctcctccaacggAGGAGCCACAGAGCCATATCCTGTCCAGTTTGCGTTTGGAGAACCAGATGCTGCGTTGTGAGGTGGCCTCCCTCAACCAGGAGATGGCTTCAGTCATCCAGAGGGCGAAAGACTTACAAGACG AATTGAACCAGGCTCGTCTACGGGCAGACAGATGGAACTCGGAGCAGTCTCAGACCGACCGGATGGTGCGGGAACTTCGGTCAAAGGTTGATGACTTAACCGAAGCCCTCTCCGCCAAAGACGGTCAGCTTGCAGTCCTGAAAATCAGGCTCGATGAAGCCGATCAGATGCTGATGTCCCGCTGTGCTGCGTTAGAAGAGGCACAGATGGAACGGTCAAG aaTTATGCAAGACCAAACCGAGGGGAGCAGCGTGCAGTCCCAAGCTTTTGACACAATACAAGAGCGGCTGAGAGAGGCTGATCTGGCACTCCGGAGGGAGCAGGACAGCTACCGGCAGATGCAG AGTGAGTTTGCTGGCCGCCTGTCCAAAGTGGAGGCTGAGCGGCAGATCCTCGCCGAGACGGTGACTGCAGCAGAGCGGCGAGCGGCAGAGGAGAAGCTCCGGGTCGACGACATCCAGCTGCAATTGAAAAGTGCCAAAGCTGCAGCGGAGACGGCCAAACAGGAGTTACAAGACTACAAGCACAAAGCTTCACGCATCCTACAA TCCAAAGAGAAGCTGATCAGCAGTCTGAAGGAGGGATCTGGTCTGGACACCGTAGACGGCAGCGGGGCTTTTGctctggagctggaggacctgCGTCACGAGAAGGAACTGCATAGGGAGGACGTCCAAAAACTACAGGGACAAGTGCACACACTGCGGATAGAAATACAG GATTTGGAGAATCAGGCCTTGacagaggcagagacatggcGGGAGCAGCAGTTGCAGTTAGAGGAGCACTACGCCTTACAAAACAGGGCTAaacaggaggtggaggtggaggtcgaGCGCTACAAACAG GAACTTCAGTACCTTGAGGAAGAGAACCATCGAACTAAAACCACTCTGCAGAGCAGAATCAAGGACCGAGAAGATGAAATCCAAAAACTCAGGAACCAG TTGACCAACAAGactctcagcagcagcagccagaccGAGCTGGAGAATCGTCTCCACCAGCTGACGGAGACGCTGATCCAGAAGCAGACGATGCTGGAGGCTCTGGGAACAGAAAAAAGCTCCCTGCTCTTTCAGCTGGAGCgtctggaacagcagctgaagaGCACTCAAGGAGGACCGAGTGGAGGGCCCTCCATCAACATGAGCGGTCTTGAGGGACCAG TTGCACGACAAAGAACCACACCCGTCCTGTTCAGCGATCAGGACAGTCCAGGAGTTTATGGCAAAGTTCGCAAGGCAGCTAGCACCATTGACCGTTTCAG CATCCGACTGGGCATCTTCTTGAGGCGTTACCCTGTGGCCAGAGTTTTCGTTATCCTGTACATA GCGCTGCTACACCTGTGGGTCATGATTGTTCTGCTGACTTACACACCAGAAATGCACCGTGGTCATCCTGATGGAAGATAG